ATATCGCGCAGCCCTAAGAGCGACATATGCAGCGTGCGCGGAATAGGCGTGGCGCTGAGCGTCATCACGTCGACCACATGGCGAAACGCCTTCAAGCGCTCCTTCACGCCGACGCCGAAGCGCTGCTCTTCGTCGATCACCAACAGACCGATGTTATGAAACTTGACGTCTTGCGAAGCGAGTCGATGCGTCCCGACGACGATATCGAGCGAGCCGTCGGCCATGCCTTGCAGGATCTCCCGTTCTTCCTTACCGGTACAGAAGCGACTCAGCACGCCGATCTTATAAGGAAACTCCGCCATTCGTTTGCGAAACGTCCGGCCATGCTGATCGGCGAGCACGGTCGTCGGCACGAGCACCGCGACCTGATAACCGGAGTCGACCGCCTTGAACGCCGCGCGCATCGCGACTTCGGTTTTCCCATAGCCGACGTCGCCGCAGATCAGCCGATCCATCGGCCGCGGCAGGCTCATATCTTCCTTCACGGCCCGAATCGCGACGGCTTGATCGGGCGTTTCGGTATAAGGAAAAGAAGCATCGAACTCGCGGCACCATTCGGTATCGGGCGGGAACGAGATTCCCTGCCGCACCGAGCGCGCGGCCTGCAGGTCGAGCATGTCGCCGGCCATGTCGAGCACCGCTTCTTGCACCGACGCTTTCTTCTTCGCCCACGAAGGGCTGCCGATCTTCGCCAGCGCCGGCCGAGTCTTCTGACCGCCGACGTACTTCTGCACGAGATCGATCTTCGTCGCGGGTACGAAGATCTTTGTGCCGCCGTCGAACTCCAGCTCTAAATGCTCTTCGGCCCGATCGTCTTTCTCGAGCAGCCGCATGCCGCGATATTTGCCGATGCCGTGGCCGATATGGACGACGTAGTCCCCCTCGCGCAGATCGAGAAAGCTATCGATCACCCGGCCGAGCCGGCGGCGCGACGGCCTGCGCACCTCTTCACGATGGAACAACTCGCCGCCACTGAGCAGCGTCATCCGTTCTTTGAGCAACCGAAAACCGGTTCGCAGAAAGCCGAGGCAATAGTGCAGCTTGCCTGCCGCCGCGGGCTTCGTGCCGGCGAACACATCCGAGAGCCTCGTCGCTTCCGCTTCCGTCTGGCAAACGATGAACAACTCCTGATTTTCCGCCACGCTCTCCAACTCGCCCCGCACCTTGCCGATGTCGCCGCTGAACCGTTCGACCGATTCGATCCGCAAGTGACATGTCGTTTCGAGCGAGGCCGTCGAGATCGCCGAAGCCGTGACCGACGGGAACTTATAAAGTCGCGACAGAGTCTCGTTGACCGTAAACAAGCCGTCGGTCTTATCGAGCCGCGACAGATAATGGCGTCCTTCCTCTTCGAGCTCCCCCGGCTCGATCAGCAACACCCAAGTGTTCGCCGGGAGGTACGTCGTGAGATGATCGCCGCGCGCGTTCTCGGGCTTGAGCACCGTGACGTCGATCATCGCCAGCGGCGCGAGGCTTCGTTGCGTCGCGAGATCGAACCTGCGAATCGACTCGACCTGATCGCCGAAGAACTCCACGCGCACCGGGTCGTACCAGTCGGGAGCGAACAAGTCGATGATCCCGCCGCGCAGCGAGAACTCGCCCGGCAACTGCACGGCTCCCGTATGCTCGAACCCTTGCTCGACCAACCACCGCGCCAACAGTTCCGGGTCGATCGTTTCGCCGGCGACGATCTTGCGCGTCTGTCGGGCCAGCAACTCCGGCGGCGGCACCGGTTGCAGCAAACTCTGAATACTGGTGACGATCAGTTCCGGCCCAGCCTGTCGCGACACGGCATCGTCGCCGAACTTCTTGAGCAGCCGCATTCGGTCGCCGTAGATCTCGTCGCGCACGACGAGCTCGGCCGGCAGCGTTTCCCACGCCGGAAACTTTTCCGTGCGCCGCGAAGTGAAGAGCGCGAGTTCGTCGCAAAATTCATCGATATCGGCCGGGTGCGGGCAGACCACGCACAACGGCCCAGGGCTATGTTCGACCAAGCCTCCCACGACGAGCGCGCAGCTCGACCCTCGGACTCCGTCGAGCGTTGCGCCATGCCCTGCTTTCAGGCTGGCGATCACGTCGTCGAAACCTTGTTCTGCGTCCAACCGGCGTGCGAGCGATCGTAATCTCTCGGCCGCACCGGCTTGCGTGTCGGCGACGGCGTTCATGGTGCGGAATTCTAGCGCGCTCGGCCCAAGCGGCAAAGGGCTATTGCTTGCGACCGTCGGATTATCCGACCGCGGCGGTTGCTTCGTTGCTGCGCCGACTCGGCGGTCCTATAATCGCTCCGTCCGCATCCAGGGCGGCGCTTCGACGTTTCTCCGCACCACTTGAAACTACTACCAAGGGCTTTCTCGTATGGCATTCGGCTTCGGCATTATCGGTTGCGGGATGATCGCGAACTTCCACGCCAAAGCGATCGCCGACATTAAGGGAGCCAAGCTCGTCGCCTGCTTCGACAACTATCCGGCCGCGGCCGAGAAGCTGGCGGCGACGTACAAGTGTAAGGCCTACGCGAAGCTCGAAGACATGCTCGCCGATCCGGCCGTGAACGTCGTCACCGTCGGCACTCCGAGCGGAGCGCACATGGAGCCGGCCATCATGGCCGCCGAGGCCGGTAAGCATGTGATCGTCGAGAAGCCGCTCGAGATCACGCTCAAACGCTGCGATGCCATCATCGAGGCGTGCGACCGGAACAAGGTGAAGCTCTCGGCCATCTTTCCGTCGCGCTTCCACGATTCGAGCCGCGAGATCAAAAAAGCGATCGAAGCCGAGCGCTTCGGCAAGCTCACGATGGGAGATGCCTACGTGAAATGGTTTCGCACGCAGCAATACTACGACGCCGGAAAATGGCGCGGCACCTGGGAGCTCGACGGCGGCGGAGCGCTGATGAACCAAGCGATCCACTGCGTCGATTTGCTGACATGGTTGATGGGCCCGGTCGTCGAGATTCGGGCCCAAGTCGCCACGCTCGCGCACGAGCGGATCGCTGTGGAAGACACGGCCGTCGCCACGTTGAAATTCGCCAACGGAGCGCTCGGCGTCGTCGAGGCGACCACGGCCGCGTATCCCGGCTACTTGAAGCGCATCGAGATTCACGGCGCCGAAGGCTCGGCCTGCATGGAGGAAGAAGACCTCGTCAAATGGGACTTCGCCAAGGCCGACAAGCGCGACAAGATGATTCTCGAAGCGATGAATTCTCACAAGAGCACCGGCGGCGGAGCGGCGGATCCGACGGCGATTGGCCATCACGGTCACTCGCGGCAGTTCGAGGATTTGCTCGATGCCGTGAAGAAGAACAAGACGCCGAGCGTCGACGGCCGCGAAGGACGTCGCTCGGTCGAGATCATTCTCGGCATCTACAAAGCCGCCGAGTCGGGCAAGCCGGTTTACTTGCCGCTCGAAAAAGACCCGACCTTGAACGCGCGCAAGCTCAAGGTCGCCAAGTAACCGATGTGGACCACGGTTGCTAAAGTCGCCGATTGTCCGCCGGGCAGCTCGCGCGAAGTCGTCGCCGGCGATCAGATCGTGGCGTTGTTCAACGTCGCCGGGGAATTTCACGCGCTCGACGGCGTCTGCCCACACCAAGGGGGCCCGCTCGGCAAAGGAGCGCTCCGCGGTTGCATCGTCGTCTGCCCGTGGCACGGCTGGCAGTTCGACGTAACGAATGGCGAATTCCAAACACGCCCCAGCTTAGTGCAGCCGTGCTTGCAGGTGCGCGTGATGGGAGAAGAAGTTCAAGTCGACGTCTGAAACGCAAGAGTCAAAGTGCAAAATGCAAAAGTGCGCACAGTTGGCCTTCACTTTTGCATTTTGCATTTTGACTTCTCACTTACCCCGCGCCTTGCTGCCGACGCGCTTCTGCGGATAATCTCAGGATCGCACCCCCCGAGATTTGCAGAAGTCTTTCGCTCCGCCGAGGCCTTAGCTTGCCGATCCGTTACCGTACGTTTCGCAATTCCGATCCGCCGCACTTAGTCGACATCTGGCGCTCGCAGCCTCCCGAGCGAGCGCTGGTGCAGCCGATGTCGGTGGCGCTGTTCGATCAGCTGGTCTTAGCGAAACAGTACTTCGATCCTGCCGGGCTCACGATCGCTTGGGACGGTGATCTTCCGGTCGGTTTCTCGCATGCTGCGTTCGGCCCGACGGCCGATGGCTCCGGCGTCGATACACAGCTCGGCGTGACGCATCTGGTGATGACCCGACCGCACTACCAACGCCGCGGCATCGGCAGCGAGCTCCTGACGCACTCCGAAGAATACCTGCGGCGCAACGGCGCGGAGCTGCTCTACGCCGGCGGAATCGGCCCCCTCAACGGCTTCTACCTCGGCATGTACGGCGGCAGCGAACTCGGCGGCGTGCTCGATTCTTCCCACGCCGCGCAATGCCTGTTTCGCTCGGCGGGTTACCGCGAGATCGATCGGACGTTGGTTCTACACCGAGAAACCGGCAGCTTTCGCCCGCCGGTCGACCGCCGGCTCATGCAGCTGCGCCGCAACGCTTCGATCCGCACGATCAACGATCCTGCGCCGGCATCTTGGTGGCAAGCCGGCGCACAAGGAGACTTCGCACAACTTCGCTTCGAGCTCGACTTGAAGCAACCGGCTCTGCAAGCGGTCGCAACCGTTACGTTCTGGATGATGGAGACGATCTCGGCCGCTTGGGGTGTCCACGCCGCAGGGCTGATCGAGTTGCAGACGAAGCCGGAGTTTCAGCGGCAAGGGATGGCAATGTTTCTCCTCGGAGAAGCGTTCCAACAGTTGCGCAACTACGGTGTCTCGCTCGTCGAGACCCAGACAATGGTTCACAACGCTCCGGCACTCGGGCTCTATAAGAAGCTCGGCTTCAACGAAGTCGACCAAGGCGCAGTGTTTAGAAAAGCAGAAACCAAAAACTAGAAACCAGAAGAGGAATGCGGCTGTTCTGGTTTCTAGTTTCTGATTTCTGGTTTTAAAACCAAGCTTTCTTATCGACGACGTTCCGCAGCGGCTCGTCTGCTTCGAAGCGGCGCAAGTTGTCGAGCAGCACTTCCAAATGGCGCTCGGCGATTCTCGGCGAGCATGCGGCAACGTGCGGCGTGAGTAAGACGTTCGGCATGCGCCAGAGCGGATGCTCCGCCGGCAGCGGCTCGATCTCGAACACATCCAACGCCGCTCCGGCGATCTTGCCGGCCTCGAGCGCCGCGGTGAGGTCCGCCAAGTCGACGATCGCACCTCGCCCGATATTGATGAAGTAGCTTGTCGGTTTCATCTGTTGAAACCGACGGCGCTCGAACATCCGTACGCTCTCCGGCGTGTGGGGAGCGGCGACGACGACGAAATCGCTCGTCGCCAACAGCGCGTCGAGCCCGTTCAAGGAATCCAAACGCTCGACGCAATCCGGCCGAGCGGTTCGCTGCGGATCGACCGCGACGACGCGCATTCCGAACGCCGCGGCGCGTCGAGCCGTCTCCTCGCCGATCGCCCCGAGGCCGACGATTCCCAGCGTGCAATCGGCCAAGTGCAGATGTGCCCGATCCATCGAGCTGACGATTCCCGGTCCGACGGCGAAGTCGGGCCGAGTCTGCTCGCCGCCGATCGGTTGCCAACGCCCCGCTTGCTGTTGCCGCAAATACAGATGCAGGTTGCGCGCGAAGCAGAGAATGTAGCCCAGCACATGATCCGCAATGACGTCGGAGAAGATCCCGCGCATGTTCGTGAGCGTGCAGGGATGACGGACCAACTCGTCGAACACGTAATGCTCGAGGCTTGCCGTCGGGGATTGGACCCAACGGAGTTGTCGAGCCGCGGCTAGCAGCGGCGGCGTAAGCTTGCCGAAAAAGGCATCGGCCTCGACGATCGAGGTAACCGCTTCGTCCTGAGTCGCGGCGTTGACGAACGTCGAGCTCGTCAGCACATCTGCGACGCGCTGCCGGCGAGCTTCATCGAGCGGAGGAAAGCAGACGAGCTTCATAACGTCGCGCGAGAAGCGAATGGTTGTCGGAGCTCAAGCGCGAGCATCGAACTCGAGGCCCTTGCCGAGTTGCTTCGCGATCTCGGTCGCGGTTTGCAGGAGCTCTACGGCAGCGTCTCCTTGCAATTGCTGCGCGTCGAGCGACTTGCGCGCCACGGCGATGCCGATTTGGTTCGACACCATATCGGCCTTCGCTTGAACGACACTTCCGATCGCGTCGGTACACATAGCGAGACGTCGCTCGAGAACTCTCTGAAGCATGAGCCCGACGAAAACAATCGGGCCTACAAAGTTACCTTACGTTTTCGTCGGCATCACGGTCGACTATCGACGATCGAGCCCGCGGGAATGCGCGTGGTAACGATTGTAGGATGCGGCGTACGAGCCCTGACGATGCCAACCGGCAACACGCGGCAACGGCGCATGTTGCCGCAGAGCAACGCCGAATGTGGCAATACACAGACCGCACGATTTTTCGCAGCGGGCGGCAGAGCATAAAACGCCGTAAAACAGGGCATTTCACGCGACTTCTCAGATTCCGGCACGGACTTCGGCACACCTTCTGCTTTTAGTCTCTTCCGTCATCAACCGGTTCTCACGCCGCAACGCCTTCATATTCCGAACATCGGAAAAGGCTTCGGTCCGGAAGATGAAAACAACCGGGGATTTACGTTATGAAGATTGCATTCGCACGTTTGTGGAACGAAGAAGTCGGTGCCATCGTGTCGGCGGAAATCATGCTCATCGCGACCATTTTGGTGCTCGGCGTCATCGTCGGCCTGAAGAGCGTCCGCGACTCCGTCGTGACCGAATTGGCAGACGTTGCCCAAGCCATCGCTAACGTAAATCAATCGTACAGCTACAGCGGCGTCACCGGCCACGCGGCCTTCAGCGGCGGCGGCAACTTCGGCGACTCGGCCGACTTCTGCGACAACAACTCCTATCCATACAACAACAACCAAGAATCGAAGTGCGTGAACGTCGCCGCTTACGCCGCCTCGGAGAACTAAACCCTGCTCGATGGTTTCCGATTCTTGAATGTCGCCATGACTCCAAGCCGCCTCGGTCGCACGACCGAGGCGGCTTTTTTTGTTGATCGGTTCGAGATCAAACCTCGAATAACCTCGTGATGCGGCGCGACACGATCCGGCGATCGCTCGACGTGCCTCGCGCAAGCGCGATCGCGGCCGGCAAACCCGGTCCGCAGTCGACTTCGGCGAATTGCCAATGCGCAGGCGAGTCGTCGATCTCGGGCGTGAAGGAAATCGTAGGCGTTCGAGCGGCGTCGAGCTCGAACGAGAAATGATCGAGCGGGATCGAGAGGCCCAAACCTCGGGCCTTAATGTAGGCTTCTTTCAGCGTCCAAAATCGAAAGAAGAGCTCCTTCTGCCGCTCCGCCGGCGCGCGACGCAAGGCTGCCGTTTCGAGCGGCGAAAAGTAACGCTCCGCCAGCCCGACGCACTCCGTCGCCCGGTCAAGCGTCTCGATATCGACGCCCACTTCCACATCGCGAGCCACGCCGCAGAGGGCTCCGCCGCGGGTATGCGAGAGGTTGAACCGAAGCCACGCGTAGCCGGCCGGCTCGCTGATTCTCGGCTTCCCGTGGGCATTCGACTCGAACCGCCAAGCGGCAGGATCGACCCCCGTGAACGCGGAGAGCATCGTCCTAACAAGCATGTGCGAAAGGGTATAGGTTCGCCGATCGCGATCGA
The DNA window shown above is from Planctomycetia bacterium and carries:
- the mfd gene encoding transcription-repair coupling factor; amino-acid sequence: MNAVADTQAGAAERLRSLARRLDAEQGFDDVIASLKAGHGATLDGVRGSSCALVVGGLVEHSPGPLCVVCPHPADIDEFCDELALFTSRRTEKFPAWETLPAELVVRDEIYGDRMRLLKKFGDDAVSRQAGPELIVTSIQSLLQPVPPPELLARQTRKIVAGETIDPELLARWLVEQGFEHTGAVQLPGEFSLRGGIIDLFAPDWYDPVRVEFFGDQVESIRRFDLATQRSLAPLAMIDVTVLKPENARGDHLTTYLPANTWVLLIEPGELEEEGRHYLSRLDKTDGLFTVNETLSRLYKFPSVTASAISTASLETTCHLRIESVERFSGDIGKVRGELESVAENQELFIVCQTEAEATRLSDVFAGTKPAAAGKLHYCLGFLRTGFRLLKERMTLLSGGELFHREEVRRPSRRRLGRVIDSFLDLREGDYVVHIGHGIGKYRGMRLLEKDDRAEEHLELEFDGGTKIFVPATKIDLVQKYVGGQKTRPALAKIGSPSWAKKKASVQEAVLDMAGDMLDLQAARSVRQGISFPPDTEWCREFDASFPYTETPDQAVAIRAVKEDMSLPRPMDRLICGDVGYGKTEVAMRAAFKAVDSGYQVAVLVPTTVLADQHGRTFRKRMAEFPYKIGVLSRFCTGKEEREILQGMADGSLDIVVGTHRLASQDVKFHNIGLLVIDEEQRFGVGVKERLKAFRHVVDVMTLSATPIPRTLHMSLLGLRDISNLETPPADRIAIETRVTRFTPDIFRSAALRELNRNGQMFFVHNRVHDIKQVADKLQSIVPEMRICIGHGQMPEGELEEVMLDFIAHKYDCLLATTIIESGLDIPNANTMFIDDADHYGLADLHQLRGRVGRYKHRAYCYLLLDPNKPLTTTAAKRLAAIEEFSEMGAGFAIAMRDLEIRGAGNILGTEQSGNIASVGYELYCELLEKTVRQLQKLPPKEHVEVNLDLPGEAYLPRRYVPDQRHKIDLYRRLSRVSTFQELDELGTEMLDRFGPRPEVVDRLLRRMQLRVLAHRWGVESIHLEDAYVAFGYNDSAKMDRLGKILKGRLRIADRKSAYVTMPPKTKDPDVIAEFIKSLLQPE
- a CDS encoding Gfo/Idh/MocA family oxidoreductase; this translates as MAFGFGIIGCGMIANFHAKAIADIKGAKLVACFDNYPAAAEKLAATYKCKAYAKLEDMLADPAVNVVTVGTPSGAHMEPAIMAAEAGKHVIVEKPLEITLKRCDAIIEACDRNKVKLSAIFPSRFHDSSREIKKAIEAERFGKLTMGDAYVKWFRTQQYYDAGKWRGTWELDGGGALMNQAIHCVDLLTWLMGPVVEIRAQVATLAHERIAVEDTAVATLKFANGALGVVEATTAAYPGYLKRIEIHGAEGSACMEEEDLVKWDFAKADKRDKMILEAMNSHKSTGGGAADPTAIGHHGHSRQFEDLLDAVKKNKTPSVDGREGRRSVEIILGIYKAAESGKPVYLPLEKDPTLNARKLKVAK
- a CDS encoding Rieske (2Fe-2S) protein, with the protein product MWTTVAKVADCPPGSSREVVAGDQIVALFNVAGEFHALDGVCPHQGGPLGKGALRGCIVVCPWHGWQFDVTNGEFQTRPSLVQPCLQVRVMGEEVQVDV
- a CDS encoding GNAT family N-acetyltransferase — protein: MPIRYRTFRNSDPPHLVDIWRSQPPERALVQPMSVALFDQLVLAKQYFDPAGLTIAWDGDLPVGFSHAAFGPTADGSGVDTQLGVTHLVMTRPHYQRRGIGSELLTHSEEYLRRNGAELLYAGGIGPLNGFYLGMYGGSELGGVLDSSHAAQCLFRSAGYREIDRTLVLHRETGSFRPPVDRRLMQLRRNASIRTINDPAPASWWQAGAQGDFAQLRFELDLKQPALQAVATVTFWMMETISAAWGVHAAGLIELQTKPEFQRQGMAMFLLGEAFQQLRNYGVSLVETQTMVHNAPALGLYKKLGFNEVDQGAVFRKAETKN
- a CDS encoding D-2-hydroxyacid dehydrogenase encodes the protein MKLVCFPPLDEARRQRVADVLTSSTFVNAATQDEAVTSIVEADAFFGKLTPPLLAAARQLRWVQSPTASLEHYVFDELVRHPCTLTNMRGIFSDVIADHVLGYILCFARNLHLYLRQQQAGRWQPIGGEQTRPDFAVGPGIVSSMDRAHLHLADCTLGIVGLGAIGEETARRAAAFGMRVVAVDPQRTARPDCVERLDSLNGLDALLATSDFVVVAAPHTPESVRMFERRRFQQMKPTSYFINIGRGAIVDLADLTAALEAGKIAGAALDVFEIEPLPAEHPLWRMPNVLLTPHVAACSPRIAERHLEVLLDNLRRFEADEPLRNVVDKKAWF
- a CDS encoding 4'-phosphopantetheinyl transferase superfamily protein, which translates into the protein MATCPLNDDELHLWFVRFDELFDADHGQAPAPLLDETELARAGRFLFDRDRRTYTLSHMLVRTMLSAFTGVDPAAWRFESNAHGKPRISEPAGYAWLRFNLSHTRGGALCGVARDVEVGVDIETLDRATECVGLAERYFSPLETAALRRAPAERQKELFFRFWTLKEAYIKARGLGLSIPLDHFSFELDAARTPTISFTPEIDDSPAHWQFAEVDCGPGLPAAIALARGTSSDRRIVSRRITRLFEV